Proteins from a single region of Juglans microcarpa x Juglans regia isolate MS1-56 chromosome 5S, Jm3101_v1.0, whole genome shotgun sequence:
- the LOC121267814 gene encoding probable serine/threonine-protein kinase PBL18 isoform X1, with protein sequence MCYAAIFQKDRRLRNIFKYLYNKMGCFTVLKGKKKKSEQTVYIARAKPKDHSPAVLPEPPIQTRSLQSAPPSFRTRVKPIPPVNKVINNRTRALSAPSSLDTAEQDALTSVEYDEQEELRYQNGSIKELRSPSPQPLPLPSPQNSAALKTTRSLKSGTCSGPLYASGPLPLPRTGTLRNFSYDEVAAACYNFSSDRCVSEGLSSVIYKASFGDDASSSKKFEATVTRLHPSTQGLKEFINEVSTIASLHHPNLCKLLGYHAREVSEPRMLIYERLFHGSLDRLLYWRSDGPPIDWNTRMKIALCAAQGLTFLHEEGPFQAMYNEFSTANIQIDKDFSAKLSGYGCVGHIPELEISNNSVAVANLSVETLEKGMLTPKSNVWSFGIVLLELLTGRKNLDSRHPKEERNLVKWSWPFLADDGRLSLIMDPHLKGRFPSKAARTVADIAQRCLQKDPSERPTMRTIVEHLKMIQDMKYSCRFPLQEPATIAGKQMSRSPSLNGIITPAPRLSFSPSPPSRAQPSVSPTRRPALPLTLPPRACSSTLSLVELERQESRKSSSSSSSTLRRGSVEGF encoded by the exons ATGTGCTATGCTGCTATTTTCCAG AAAGATAGAAGACTGcgtaacattttcaaatatttatacaataagATGGGTTGTTTCACAGTTTTGAAGGGTAAGAAGAAAAAGTCTGAGCAGACTGTTTACATCGCACGTGCTAAACCTAAGGATCATTCACCTGCGGTGCTTCCAGAACCCCCAATTCAAACCCGGTCACTACAATCTGCACCCCCAAGTTTTAGGACAAGAGTGAAACCCATTCCACCAGTTAACAAAGTCATCAACAATAGAACACGAGCATTATCTGCTCCATCATCTCTTGACACTGCAGAACAAGATGCTCTTACATCAGTTGAATATGACGAGCAGGAAGAGTTGAGGTACCAAAATGGATCAATAAAGGAACTACGATCCCCAAGTCCACAACCTCTTCCTTTGCCATCCCCTCAGAATTCTGCAGCATTGAAGACTACTCGAAGCTTGAAGTCAGGAACTTGCAGCGGGCCTCTCTATGCTTCTGGACCACTGCCTTTGCCTCGTACAGGAACACTTCGGAACTTTTCATACGATGAGGTTGCTGCTGCTTGCTACAATTTCTCTTCAGATCGATGTGTTTCAGAAGGTCTTTCTTCCGTTATATATAAGGCTTCTTTTGGAGACGACGCTTCTAGTTCAAAGAAGTTTGAAGCAACTGTTACTCGCCTTCACCCATCCACTCAG GGTTTGAAAGAATTCATAAATGAGGTGAGCACAATTGCATCCTTGCATCATCCAAACCTCTGTAAATTGCTTGGGTACCATGCACGTGAAGTCTCAGAACCTAGAATGTTAATATATGAGAGGCTCTTTCATGGAAGCTTGGACCGACTTCTGTATTGGAGATCAGATGGGCCTCCCATTGACTGGAATACAAGAATGAAAATTGCTTTATGTGCTGCACAAGGTCTTACTTTCTTGCACGAGGAAGGACCTTTCCAG GCAATGTACAACGAATTTTCAACTGCCAACATTCAGATTGACAAAGATTTTAGTGCAAAGCTTTCAGGATATGGCTGTGTTGGCCACATTCCTGAGTTGGAGATCTCTAATAATTCAGTA GCAGTGGCAAACCTTTCTGTGGAGACGCTGGAGAAAGGAATGCTCACTCCAAAAAGCAACGTTTGGAGCTTTGGAATTGTTCTTCTAGAGCTACTTACTGGCCGTAAGAATCTTGATAGCCGGCATCCGAAGGAAGAGAGGAATTTAGTTAAATGGAGCTGGCCTTTCCTGGCTGATGATGGTCGACTATCTCTGATCATGGATCCCCATTTAAAAGGCCGCTTCCCATCCAAAGCAGCCAGGACAGTTGCTGACATTGCACAAAGATGTCTTCAGAAGGACCCCTCAGAAAGACCCACGATGAGAACCATTGTTGAGCATCTCAAAATGATACAAGACATGAAGTATTCCTGTCGTTTTCCTCTGCAAGAACCAGCGACCATTGCTGGAAAACAGATGTCTAGGTCACCAAGTCTAAATGGAATCATTACCCCAGCTCCAAGGTTAAGTTTTTCGCCATCACCACCATCGAGAGCCCAACCATCTGTTTCTCCTACTAGGCGACCTGCCCTACCTTTGACTCTTCCTCCTCGTGCTTGTTCCTCGACCCTCTCTTTGGTGGAGCTTGAGCGGCAGGAAAGCagaaaatcatcatcatcatcgtcatcaacTCTTCGGAGAGGTAGCGTCGAAGGGTTTTGA
- the LOC121267814 gene encoding probable serine/threonine-protein kinase PBL18 isoform X3 yields the protein MCYAAIFQKDRRLRNIFKYLYNKMGCFTVLKGKKKKSEQTVYIARAKPKDHSPAVLPEPPIQTRSLQSAPPSFRTRVKPIPPVNKVINNRTRALSAPSSLDTAEQDALTSVEYDEQEELRYQNGSIKELRSPSPQPLPLPSPQNSAALKTTRSLKSGTCSGPLYASGPLPLPRTGTLRNFSYDEVAAACYNFSSDRCVSEGLSSVIYKASFGDDASSSKKFEATVTRLHPSTQGLKEFINEVSTIASLHHPNLCKLLGYHAREVSEPRMLIYERLFHGSLDRLLYWRSDGPPIDWNTRMKIALCAAQGLTFLHEEGPFQAVANLSVETLEKGMLTPKSNVWSFGIVLLELLTGRKNLDSRHPKEERNLVKWSWPFLADDGRLSLIMDPHLKGRFPSKAARTVADIAQRCLQKDPSERPTMRTIVEHLKMIQDMKYSCRFPLQEPATIAGKQMSRSPSLNGIITPAPRLSFSPSPPSRAQPSVSPTRRPALPLTLPPRACSSTLSLVELERQESRKSSSSSSSTLRRGSVEGF from the exons ATGTGCTATGCTGCTATTTTCCAG AAAGATAGAAGACTGcgtaacattttcaaatatttatacaataagATGGGTTGTTTCACAGTTTTGAAGGGTAAGAAGAAAAAGTCTGAGCAGACTGTTTACATCGCACGTGCTAAACCTAAGGATCATTCACCTGCGGTGCTTCCAGAACCCCCAATTCAAACCCGGTCACTACAATCTGCACCCCCAAGTTTTAGGACAAGAGTGAAACCCATTCCACCAGTTAACAAAGTCATCAACAATAGAACACGAGCATTATCTGCTCCATCATCTCTTGACACTGCAGAACAAGATGCTCTTACATCAGTTGAATATGACGAGCAGGAAGAGTTGAGGTACCAAAATGGATCAATAAAGGAACTACGATCCCCAAGTCCACAACCTCTTCCTTTGCCATCCCCTCAGAATTCTGCAGCATTGAAGACTACTCGAAGCTTGAAGTCAGGAACTTGCAGCGGGCCTCTCTATGCTTCTGGACCACTGCCTTTGCCTCGTACAGGAACACTTCGGAACTTTTCATACGATGAGGTTGCTGCTGCTTGCTACAATTTCTCTTCAGATCGATGTGTTTCAGAAGGTCTTTCTTCCGTTATATATAAGGCTTCTTTTGGAGACGACGCTTCTAGTTCAAAGAAGTTTGAAGCAACTGTTACTCGCCTTCACCCATCCACTCAG GGTTTGAAAGAATTCATAAATGAGGTGAGCACAATTGCATCCTTGCATCATCCAAACCTCTGTAAATTGCTTGGGTACCATGCACGTGAAGTCTCAGAACCTAGAATGTTAATATATGAGAGGCTCTTTCATGGAAGCTTGGACCGACTTCTGTATTGGAGATCAGATGGGCCTCCCATTGACTGGAATACAAGAATGAAAATTGCTTTATGTGCTGCACAAGGTCTTACTTTCTTGCACGAGGAAGGACCTTTCCAG GCAGTGGCAAACCTTTCTGTGGAGACGCTGGAGAAAGGAATGCTCACTCCAAAAAGCAACGTTTGGAGCTTTGGAATTGTTCTTCTAGAGCTACTTACTGGCCGTAAGAATCTTGATAGCCGGCATCCGAAGGAAGAGAGGAATTTAGTTAAATGGAGCTGGCCTTTCCTGGCTGATGATGGTCGACTATCTCTGATCATGGATCCCCATTTAAAAGGCCGCTTCCCATCCAAAGCAGCCAGGACAGTTGCTGACATTGCACAAAGATGTCTTCAGAAGGACCCCTCAGAAAGACCCACGATGAGAACCATTGTTGAGCATCTCAAAATGATACAAGACATGAAGTATTCCTGTCGTTTTCCTCTGCAAGAACCAGCGACCATTGCTGGAAAACAGATGTCTAGGTCACCAAGTCTAAATGGAATCATTACCCCAGCTCCAAGGTTAAGTTTTTCGCCATCACCACCATCGAGAGCCCAACCATCTGTTTCTCCTACTAGGCGACCTGCCCTACCTTTGACTCTTCCTCCTCGTGCTTGTTCCTCGACCCTCTCTTTGGTGGAGCTTGAGCGGCAGGAAAGCagaaaatcatcatcatcatcgtcatcaacTCTTCGGAGAGGTAGCGTCGAAGGGTTTTGA
- the LOC121267814 gene encoding probable serine/threonine-protein kinase PBL18 isoform X2, with product MGCFTVLKGKKKKSEQTVYIARAKPKDHSPAVLPEPPIQTRSLQSAPPSFRTRVKPIPPVNKVINNRTRALSAPSSLDTAEQDALTSVEYDEQEELRYQNGSIKELRSPSPQPLPLPSPQNSAALKTTRSLKSGTCSGPLYASGPLPLPRTGTLRNFSYDEVAAACYNFSSDRCVSEGLSSVIYKASFGDDASSSKKFEATVTRLHPSTQGLKEFINEVSTIASLHHPNLCKLLGYHAREVSEPRMLIYERLFHGSLDRLLYWRSDGPPIDWNTRMKIALCAAQGLTFLHEEGPFQAMYNEFSTANIQIDKDFSAKLSGYGCVGHIPELEISNNSVAVANLSVETLEKGMLTPKSNVWSFGIVLLELLTGRKNLDSRHPKEERNLVKWSWPFLADDGRLSLIMDPHLKGRFPSKAARTVADIAQRCLQKDPSERPTMRTIVEHLKMIQDMKYSCRFPLQEPATIAGKQMSRSPSLNGIITPAPRLSFSPSPPSRAQPSVSPTRRPALPLTLPPRACSSTLSLVELERQESRKSSSSSSSTLRRGSVEGF from the exons ATGGGTTGTTTCACAGTTTTGAAGGGTAAGAAGAAAAAGTCTGAGCAGACTGTTTACATCGCACGTGCTAAACCTAAGGATCATTCACCTGCGGTGCTTCCAGAACCCCCAATTCAAACCCGGTCACTACAATCTGCACCCCCAAGTTTTAGGACAAGAGTGAAACCCATTCCACCAGTTAACAAAGTCATCAACAATAGAACACGAGCATTATCTGCTCCATCATCTCTTGACACTGCAGAACAAGATGCTCTTACATCAGTTGAATATGACGAGCAGGAAGAGTTGAGGTACCAAAATGGATCAATAAAGGAACTACGATCCCCAAGTCCACAACCTCTTCCTTTGCCATCCCCTCAGAATTCTGCAGCATTGAAGACTACTCGAAGCTTGAAGTCAGGAACTTGCAGCGGGCCTCTCTATGCTTCTGGACCACTGCCTTTGCCTCGTACAGGAACACTTCGGAACTTTTCATACGATGAGGTTGCTGCTGCTTGCTACAATTTCTCTTCAGATCGATGTGTTTCAGAAGGTCTTTCTTCCGTTATATATAAGGCTTCTTTTGGAGACGACGCTTCTAGTTCAAAGAAGTTTGAAGCAACTGTTACTCGCCTTCACCCATCCACTCAG GGTTTGAAAGAATTCATAAATGAGGTGAGCACAATTGCATCCTTGCATCATCCAAACCTCTGTAAATTGCTTGGGTACCATGCACGTGAAGTCTCAGAACCTAGAATGTTAATATATGAGAGGCTCTTTCATGGAAGCTTGGACCGACTTCTGTATTGGAGATCAGATGGGCCTCCCATTGACTGGAATACAAGAATGAAAATTGCTTTATGTGCTGCACAAGGTCTTACTTTCTTGCACGAGGAAGGACCTTTCCAG GCAATGTACAACGAATTTTCAACTGCCAACATTCAGATTGACAAAGATTTTAGTGCAAAGCTTTCAGGATATGGCTGTGTTGGCCACATTCCTGAGTTGGAGATCTCTAATAATTCAGTA GCAGTGGCAAACCTTTCTGTGGAGACGCTGGAGAAAGGAATGCTCACTCCAAAAAGCAACGTTTGGAGCTTTGGAATTGTTCTTCTAGAGCTACTTACTGGCCGTAAGAATCTTGATAGCCGGCATCCGAAGGAAGAGAGGAATTTAGTTAAATGGAGCTGGCCTTTCCTGGCTGATGATGGTCGACTATCTCTGATCATGGATCCCCATTTAAAAGGCCGCTTCCCATCCAAAGCAGCCAGGACAGTTGCTGACATTGCACAAAGATGTCTTCAGAAGGACCCCTCAGAAAGACCCACGATGAGAACCATTGTTGAGCATCTCAAAATGATACAAGACATGAAGTATTCCTGTCGTTTTCCTCTGCAAGAACCAGCGACCATTGCTGGAAAACAGATGTCTAGGTCACCAAGTCTAAATGGAATCATTACCCCAGCTCCAAGGTTAAGTTTTTCGCCATCACCACCATCGAGAGCCCAACCATCTGTTTCTCCTACTAGGCGACCTGCCCTACCTTTGACTCTTCCTCCTCGTGCTTGTTCCTCGACCCTCTCTTTGGTGGAGCTTGAGCGGCAGGAAAGCagaaaatcatcatcatcatcgtcatcaacTCTTCGGAGAGGTAGCGTCGAAGGGTTTTGA
- the LOC121266713 gene encoding pentatricopeptide repeat-containing protein At1g63080, mitochondrial-like — MMSALCPAPSGLLQSPVQSALPNYPLFFGICRSHNQKAPQGNFIVLAALSLSSSNPTERPRLHTIHLLHDHYRFLPRKPSHLVYVNRNHLVDPRTSSFQVPDFVGTIGSLPTEERTEFLTAYIKDTEFRTISDFNDLLMALLIAEEPDLALKLFSDLSSYASIEPDSWTFSIVSRCYCKKNHLDEAQRVLDHMVEERGFHPDVATITMLINGFCKRGKLQRAFELLHFMGRIGCEPTVRTYNCLLKGMCYVGRVEEAFEMLMKIKESMKPDIYTYTAVMDGFCKVGRSDEAMELLDEAEEMGLTPNVVSYNTLFQGYCKEGRPLEGIGVLKQMKQRNCMPDYISYSTLLHGLLKWSKIRSALRTYKEMVGDGFEVDERMMNTFLRRLCRRSWKEKDMLEDAYQVFEKMKKRFYVIDLSTYSLMIQALCTGEKIEQALDNLHDMIRMGHSPPIITFNSIIRALCAGGRVDEALLVLALMDEGRRMPNRISYNLLIEELNRRKWLLGACNIYGMALKRGVIPNWKPPQTRRNVSM, encoded by the coding sequence aTGATGTCTGCTCTGTGTCCTGCACCCTCCGGACTTCTTCAGTCACCCGTTCAATCCGCTTTACCTAATTACCCTTTATTCTTCGGCATTTGCAGAAGCCACAATCAGAAAGCACCCCAAGGTAACTTCATTGTCCTTGCTGCActctccctttcttcctctAACCCAACAGAGCGCCCTCGCCTACATACTATACACCTCCTCCACGATCATTATCGATTTCTCCCAAGGAAACCCTCCCACTTGGTTTATGTTAATAGGAATCACTTGGTGGATCCTAGAACTAGTAGCTTTCAGGTCCCTGATTTCGTAGGCACAATCGGATCACTACCCACTGAGGAAAGAACTGAGTTTCTCACTGCCTATATCAAAGATACTGAGTTTCGTACCATATCCGATTTCAATGATCTGCTCATGGCTTTACTTATAGCTGAAGAGCCTGACCTTGCCTTGAAACTGTTCTCTGATTTATCATCTTATGCGTCAATAGAGCCAGATTCTTGGACATTTTCCATCGTCAGCAGATGCTACTGCAAGAAAAACCATCTGGATGAGGCCCAACGAGTGTTAGACCATATGGTAGAAGAAAGGGGTTTTCACCCAGACGTAGCAACAATCACCATGCTCATTAATGGGTTCTGCAAAAGAGGTAAATTGCAGAGAGCTTTTGAGCTCCTTCATTTCATGGGCCGAATCGGTTGCGAACCCACTGTTCGTACGTACAATTGCTTGTTAAAGGGGATGTGTTATGTGGGAAGGGTGGAGGAGGCATTTGAGATGCTGATGAAAATCAAGGAGAGCATGAAGCCAGACATTTATACGTACACAGCTGTTATGGATGGTTTTTGTAAAGTGGGTCGGTCAGATGAGGCAATGGAACTGCTTGACGAAGCCGAAGAGATGGGGTTGACACCAAATGTGGTCTCTTACAACACACTATTTCAAGGGTATTGCAAGGAGGGGAGGCCATTGGAGGGTATTGGTGTTTTGAAGCAAATGAAGCAGAGAAATTGCATGCCTGATTACATCAGTTATAGCACTTTGTTGCATGGGTTGTTGAAATGGAGTAAGATTCGGTCTGCCTTACGAACGTACAAGGAGATGGTGGGGGATGGTTTCGAAGtggatgagaggatgatgaatactTTCCTGAGAAGGTTATGCAGGAgatcttggaaagaaaaagatatgcTAGAAGATGCCTATCAAGTGtttgagaaaatgaagaagaggttTTATGTAATAGATCTTAGCACCTATAGCCTAATGATCCAAGCTCTATGTACGGGAGAGAAGATTGAGCAGGCTTTGGACAACTTGCATGATATGATAAGAATGGGGCATTCTCCACCTATAATTACGTTTAACAGTATAATTCGAGCGCTTTGTGCTGGAGGCAGGGTCGATGAAGCCTTGTTAGTTCTGGCTCTAATGGATGAAGGAAGAAGAATGCCCAACAGAATTTCTTATAACCTTCTAATTGAGGAGTTGAATAGACGAAAATGGTTGTTGGGCGCTTGTAATATCTACGGCATGGCGTTGAAGCGAGGTGTGATTCCCAATTGGAAACCACCACAGACGAGGAGAAATGTGTCCATGTAA